A region from the Chroogloeocystis siderophila 5.2 s.c.1 genome encodes:
- a CDS encoding metal ABC transporter ATP-binding protein, with amino-acid sequence MLDDAAITVSHLGVQYRDVEALHDVNFEIYPGRITGIIGPNGAGKSTLIKAMLGLISATGTVLYQGKPLKSQLDKVAYVPQRSAIDWSYPATVWDVVLMGRVRKAGWFRRFSHVSRQVAAAALERVGMSEYRDRSIGQLSGGQQQRVFLARALAEEADVFCFDEPLAGIDKKTEAVIFEIFHELAADGKTVIVVNHDLGEAITNFDDLILLNKEVIASGSRQTVLQPENMSRAYRGQVVFFNGEAA; translated from the coding sequence ATGCTAGACGATGCAGCAATTACTGTCAGCCATTTAGGAGTGCAGTATCGTGATGTTGAAGCGCTGCATGATGTCAATTTTGAGATTTATCCTGGAAGAATCACGGGAATTATCGGTCCAAATGGCGCGGGTAAAAGTACCTTAATCAAGGCGATGTTAGGGCTGATCTCCGCAACCGGTACGGTTTTATATCAAGGAAAGCCGTTGAAGTCGCAGTTAGATAAAGTCGCTTATGTTCCGCAGCGTTCAGCGATTGATTGGAGTTATCCGGCTACGGTGTGGGATGTCGTTCTGATGGGGCGAGTCCGTAAAGCTGGATGGTTTCGTCGTTTTTCGCACGTTAGTCGTCAAGTCGCAGCGGCGGCGCTGGAACGTGTCGGGATGAGTGAATACCGCGATCGCTCGATTGGGCAACTTTCTGGCGGACAACAGCAACGCGTATTTCTCGCCCGCGCTTTGGCAGAAGAAGCCGATGTCTTTTGTTTTGACGAACCGTTAGCAGGTATTGACAAAAAAACCGAAGCCGTCATTTTTGAAATCTTTCACGAATTAGCCGCAGATGGCAAAACTGTGATAGTTGTTAACCACGATTTGGGCGAAGCAATTACTAATTTTGACGACCTCATTTTATTGAATAAAGAAGTTATTGCGAGTGGTTCGCGTCAGACTGTATTGCAACCAGAAAATATGAGCCGTGCTTATCGAGGTCAAGTTGTATTTTTCAATGGAGAAGCAGCATAA